One Haladaptatus cibarius D43 DNA segment encodes these proteins:
- a CDS encoding DUF6414 family protein — protein MGIKTWLSKLWNGQEKENQSLDDEPSDQDLVEDSVDENSGLDTDEHEYERELREFVYLDRDSVVSLLASIEGAIKQERIEQIGSRSEDRVSGGINASISGVGAKVEGERVEMGENSSEVVHNYAIQSLFDQLDQHRRNDVDLGVLDTNKKDEIDISEIERSDVLRVDVELKTHYLYRFYTVMMYIQENIPESVGLEEEDTLELIESMFGSEVPVSGRVLDYQVKNGRIQPVESDNPDGEPLHIVGQLNTMKLWQDIPDALFDGGEYTVFCRVKELYEDEPWRPLSLAQKIETVSPPLAQALTQFMERASALAEEEASEQYSGDADLDQWMDALTEFDDRAGIDNRTDTLHREFMTEYVLENGIPALTPSGSTELVNFYKEYAIYLREHNIDLSKGDEAEATDRMIFSEHQSMGDRETRTSVDGLQIESQIVAIYW, from the coding sequence ATGGGAATTAAAACGTGGCTTTCAAAATTGTGGAATGGGCAAGAGAAGGAAAACCAGTCGCTAGATGATGAACCGTCTGATCAGGATTTGGTAGAGGACTCAGTTGACGAAAATTCAGGATTGGATACAGACGAACATGAGTACGAGAGAGAGCTTCGAGAATTTGTTTATCTTGACCGGGATAGTGTTGTAAGCCTTCTCGCATCTATTGAAGGAGCCATCAAACAGGAACGGATTGAACAGATTGGGAGTCGCTCGGAGGATCGAGTTTCTGGTGGTATAAACGCGAGTATCTCTGGAGTGGGTGCAAAGGTAGAGGGAGAACGGGTAGAGATGGGAGAGAACTCGTCTGAGGTGGTGCATAATTACGCGATTCAGTCACTCTTTGATCAGTTAGATCAACATCGACGGAACGATGTAGACCTAGGCGTTCTTGATACTAATAAAAAAGATGAGATAGACATTTCTGAGATAGAACGAAGTGATGTTCTTCGCGTCGATGTTGAGCTCAAAACACACTACCTATATCGGTTTTATACAGTGATGATGTATATTCAGGAGAATATTCCCGAGTCGGTAGGTCTGGAGGAGGAAGATACGTTGGAACTGATCGAGTCAATGTTTGGGTCGGAGGTTCCGGTGAGTGGGCGCGTTCTTGATTATCAGGTTAAGAATGGGAGAATTCAACCTGTTGAATCAGATAACCCCGACGGAGAGCCGCTTCATATCGTTGGGCAATTAAACACTATGAAGCTCTGGCAGGACATTCCTGATGCCTTGTTCGATGGAGGAGAGTACACAGTGTTTTGTCGCGTAAAGGAACTTTATGAAGACGAACCATGGCGTCCCTTGAGCCTCGCGCAAAAAATTGAAACAGTCTCTCCACCACTTGCCCAGGCGTTAACTCAATTTATGGAACGTGCCTCGGCACTCGCAGAAGAGGAAGCAAGCGAACAGTACAGTGGTGATGCCGATCTAGATCAGTGGATGGATGCTCTCACTGAATTTGATGACCGAGCGGGAATTGATAATAGGACTGACACTCTTCATCGGGAGTTTATGACCGAGTATGTGCTCGAAAACGGGATTCCAGCACTTACACCATCCGGAAGTACAGAATTGGTCAATTTTTATAAGGAATATGCAATTTATCTCAGGGAACACAATATCGACTTATCGAAAGGGGATGAAGCAGAGGCTACTGATAGAATGATATTCAGTGAACATCAATCAATGGGTGATAGGGAAACGAGAACAAGTGTTGACGGCCTTCAAATCGAGAGTCAAATTGTAGCTATCTATTGGTAA
- a CDS encoding ATP-binding protein produces MDNDRVLKVLAVDDRHLLVDQNGEIITVRNEVSQQVTCGDFVEVEDCYGRDKAIGLAQKNHPVGQQALVKKCTNEYILVQTDTEKRILPKPDDDISPGDGVLLTDLGEFYTVFKEDIVELDNRESQWRELNETNSSDLEQENVPDKQYSDFGGMDDVVEEVRYKVEVPLKEPERFETVGMDAPKGVLFYGPPGTGKTYLAKIVANQVEEASFFSIRGPELSHELVGGTARRLRDLFEKAQQNQPAIIFFDEIDSMAPRRDKTMDAGRRTVGQLLSLMDGIEDRGRVVVIGTTNLIDAIDPALRRPGRFGREVEFSRPSREGRREILNIHKPGINFDDSISLDDLVEKTSGWTGAHIESLFEEIGEILLKEERDKGASPTIHRMDIERAYERVQTQINNKEAQRRREQEAEEDVH; encoded by the coding sequence ATGGATAATGACCGGGTGTTAAAAGTACTTGCTGTAGATGATCGGCACCTGCTGGTTGATCAAAACGGTGAGATAATCACAGTTCGAAATGAGGTTTCGCAACAAGTAACCTGTGGTGACTTCGTCGAAGTTGAAGACTGCTACGGGAGAGATAAGGCGATTGGGTTAGCACAAAAGAACCATCCAGTGGGACAACAAGCGCTTGTCAAGAAATGTACTAATGAATACATTTTAGTGCAGACTGATACCGAGAAACGGATCCTTCCCAAGCCAGATGACGACATTTCACCCGGTGATGGAGTATTACTCACAGACCTAGGTGAATTTTACACCGTATTTAAAGAAGATATCGTCGAACTGGATAATCGGGAGAGTCAGTGGCGAGAATTAAATGAGACGAATTCATCTGATTTGGAACAAGAGAATGTGCCAGATAAGCAGTACTCTGATTTTGGAGGGATGGACGATGTCGTCGAGGAAGTGAGATACAAAGTAGAAGTACCTCTAAAGGAGCCAGAGCGATTCGAAACCGTAGGAATGGATGCCCCGAAAGGCGTACTCTTCTACGGGCCGCCCGGGACTGGAAAAACATATCTGGCAAAAATAGTAGCCAACCAGGTTGAAGAAGCATCCTTCTTTAGCATCAGGGGGCCGGAGTTATCTCACGAATTGGTTGGGGGTACTGCACGGAGACTTCGGGATTTATTTGAGAAGGCACAACAGAATCAACCAGCGATTATCTTTTTTGACGAGATTGATTCAATGGCTCCGAGACGGGACAAGACAATGGATGCTGGGCGTCGGACAGTCGGTCAATTGCTGTCACTAATGGATGGTATTGAAGATCGCGGGCGGGTGGTGGTAATTGGAACGACCAATCTAATCGATGCGATTGATCCGGCACTCCGACGCCCAGGTCGGTTTGGGCGGGAAGTCGAATTTTCTCGACCATCGCGCGAAGGCCGACGAGAAATTCTGAATATCCATAAACCAGGTATTAATTTCGATGATAGCATATCTCTTGATGATCTCGTTGAGAAGACGAGCGGCTGGACAGGTGCTCATATTGAGTCGCTATTTGAGGAGATTGGGGAGATTTTACTAAAAGAAGAGCGGGACAAAGGGGCGAGTCCAACAATACATCGGATGGATATTGAGCGTGCCTATGAAAGGGTACAGACTCAAATCAACAATAAGGAGGCGCAACGACGTCGAGAGCAAGAAGCTGAGGAGGATGTACATTAA
- a CDS encoding tyrosine-type recombinase/integrase: MQPPKDASYPGETTVEDALTDYIKSKAVANPESTGAGNYVSNAESVIRRWANWLDQEENVTALEAIEPVHLRHYARHLKTKVRQDEYAASTATTYYAYVRAFLTWCSRDQLLGSNPAEDEIALEELPDDPGTKDTQQFWSPDDRRQLESFLRRCALDAIESGNKGEKRKRFRQHALVALLAHTGVRGAEVFSHPKDNRRDGATWADVDWANGALRVLGKSQEYEYAPLPEVAQKPLRRWRDELDPAMPEVPLFPTEHAPSKYSAVRSQVPDVEAEDEDIDAVIREKGVVLPAISTEGARSLMKRLCEEAELGVEGEYLKPHGARRGLGDELYRTNPPDAQAALRHSSIAITNKSYSHIEAGEISDVIDSTRGTDKG; encoded by the coding sequence GTGCAACCCCCAAAGGACGCCTCATACCCCGGGGAAACGACCGTCGAAGACGCCCTCACCGACTACATCAAAAGCAAAGCCGTCGCCAATCCGGAGAGTACCGGCGCAGGCAACTACGTCTCGAACGCCGAGTCAGTCATTCGACGCTGGGCGAACTGGCTCGACCAAGAGGAGAACGTCACGGCACTCGAAGCAATCGAACCCGTCCATCTCCGACACTACGCCCGTCATCTGAAGACGAAAGTTCGACAGGACGAGTACGCCGCCAGTACCGCCACTACGTACTATGCCTACGTGCGCGCGTTTCTGACATGGTGTTCCCGCGACCAACTTCTCGGCTCGAATCCGGCAGAAGACGAAATCGCCCTCGAAGAACTCCCTGACGATCCCGGAACGAAAGACACCCAGCAGTTCTGGAGTCCGGACGACCGTCGCCAGCTCGAATCGTTTCTTCGCCGGTGTGCACTCGACGCCATCGAATCCGGAAACAAGGGTGAGAAGCGCAAACGATTTCGACAGCACGCTCTCGTCGCTCTCCTCGCGCACACGGGCGTTCGCGGTGCAGAAGTCTTCTCCCATCCGAAGGACAACCGCCGAGACGGTGCGACATGGGCCGACGTGGACTGGGCGAACGGAGCGCTTCGCGTCCTCGGCAAGAGTCAGGAGTACGAGTACGCGCCACTTCCCGAAGTCGCACAGAAACCACTGCGACGATGGAGAGACGAACTTGACCCGGCAATGCCAGAGGTTCCGTTGTTCCCGACCGAGCATGCACCGTCGAAATACAGCGCTGTTCGGTCGCAGGTGCCGGATGTCGAGGCCGAAGACGAGGATATTGACGCTGTAATTCGTGAAAAAGGGGTTGTACTCCCTGCGATTTCGACGGAAGGAGCACGGTCGCTCATGAAACGGCTTTGTGAAGAGGCTGAACTCGGTGTAGAGGGTGAGTACCTCAAACCGCACGGCGCTCGTCGTGGGCTCGGAGATGAATTGTACCGGACGAATCCGCCTGATGCCCAGGCCGCGCTTCGTCACTCGTCGATTGCGATCACGAACAAGAGTTACTCGCATATCGAGGCAGGTGAGATCAGTGACGTGATCGATAGTACGCGGGGTACAGATAAAGGATAA
- a CDS encoding citrate/2-methylcitrate synthase encodes MTPSVFDPGLSFTAVAETGLSEINSDTGELRIQGFSVEDLAENAGYEEVAWLLFNGRLPTDKELAEFTNELSSARNLTEDVYSLIQAGAEEDVPAIDVLRMGLGAGSLYFDSEDTLMATRRVVAICPTVIAAYWRYRRGLEPIHPRDDLTHTANFLYMLSGVEPAESTVKRLETYLISIIEHGLNASTFTARIIGSTGSDPLSAATGAVGALKGPRHGGALERIFEMFTDLDDGTNPTTYVQERLENDGSLPGFGHVVYNTRDPRAKIIERSAERVVKGQESTSFLRNAQELEAAAEDYFSEHYPKRQMHVTVDYYAAVLLSELDIPSELFTAIFAIGRSAGWMAHYLEQLESETLLRPRTRYIGPEERSWISRSDRYVAGDSSPPSSNDLKGISSILGTLSEPDRLELLLILYESAKPLSYSSIRAQSSIDDKGRFNYHLRKLRSIYITNTDAGYSLSDTGRKVIEVLVDDEQLLAQIIE; translated from the coding sequence GTGACTCCCTCCGTCTTCGATCCGGGCCTCTCTTTCACCGCAGTTGCTGAAACTGGCCTCAGCGAAATCAACAGCGACACCGGCGAGTTGCGAATTCAGGGGTTCTCGGTCGAAGACCTTGCTGAGAATGCAGGTTACGAAGAAGTAGCGTGGTTGTTGTTCAACGGCCGACTCCCGACCGACAAAGAGTTAGCCGAGTTCACGAACGAGCTCTCGTCCGCTCGAAACCTCACAGAGGATGTCTACAGTCTAATTCAGGCAGGTGCTGAAGAAGATGTGCCGGCAATAGATGTACTCCGGATGGGGTTGGGGGCCGGGAGTCTCTATTTTGACAGTGAGGACACCCTCATGGCTACCCGGCGCGTCGTCGCAATATGCCCAACAGTCATCGCAGCCTACTGGCGGTATCGGCGAGGGTTAGAGCCCATACATCCGCGTGACGACCTAACTCACACAGCGAATTTTTTATATATGCTTTCCGGGGTAGAGCCGGCCGAATCGACTGTAAAGAGGCTAGAAACGTATCTGATAAGTATTATCGAACACGGCCTTAATGCCTCAACATTCACCGCTCGGATTATCGGGTCAACCGGGTCCGATCCACTTTCGGCGGCTACCGGTGCCGTAGGAGCACTCAAGGGACCACGACACGGTGGAGCACTCGAACGAATTTTTGAGATGTTCACTGACCTTGATGACGGGACAAATCCAACAACGTATGTTCAAGAGCGACTGGAGAACGACGGATCGTTACCTGGATTTGGTCATGTCGTCTATAACACTCGAGATCCGCGAGCGAAAATCATCGAAAGATCGGCAGAACGCGTTGTCAAGGGGCAAGAGTCAACATCGTTCCTTAGGAACGCACAAGAGCTTGAGGCCGCCGCTGAGGACTATTTTTCTGAACACTACCCCAAGCGACAAATGCACGTGACTGTCGATTACTACGCGGCAGTTCTCCTTTCCGAACTCGACATTCCATCGGAATTGTTCACCGCGATCTTTGCTATCGGACGTTCCGCCGGCTGGATGGCTCACTACCTCGAACAGCTCGAAAGCGAGACACTACTTCGACCTCGAACACGATATATCGGCCCAGAGGAACGGTCGTGGATTTCGCGCTCGGACAGATATGTCGCGGGCGATTCGAGTCCGCCTTCATCCAACGATTTGAAGGGGATATCCTCAATTCTTGGCACTCTTTCAGAACCCGATCGGTTGGAGTTGTTGTTAATTCTGTATGAGTCAGCGAAGCCACTTTCGTACTCGTCGATTCGAGCGCAGAGTTCAATCGACGATAAGGGGCGGTTCAACTATCATCTCCGAAAACTTCGTAGCATATATATCACGAATACAGATGCGGGTTATTCATTGTCTGATACGGGCCGGAAGGTCATTGAAGTGCTCGTTGATGACGAGCAATTGCTCGCACAAATAATCGAATAA
- a CDS encoding minichromosome maintenance protein MCM, with translation MARANHTELVDRFEQFYRRYYADQVGELAQNYPNEKRSLYIDWNDLYRYDTDIADDYLAQPKQLQEYAEEALRLYDLPVDVGLGQAHVRVQNLPEITEIGEIRSRHVRTLVSLRGTVERASAVRSKIQEAAFECQRCGTLTLIPQSSLGETQEPHECQGCERQGPFRINVDHSEYIDRQTLLLKRRPGNATKDGEASIVVTVEDDIAGDVAPGETVTVTGIVRILNDDHTDASIADKIIDGLSVVIEDEEFEDMDITDEDKESIVEQSNQSDIYDQMVSSVAPSIYGYEEEKLAMILQLFGGVTKHLPDGTRIRGDIHIALFGDPGPYESRLLDYAGVLSPRTISASGSGSSSVGLTASMKRTKKTSRGDKTWAVEAGALPLADRGLACLESLDKFNDEQGAALIDVLEDQTVKVNKATVSEQLKARASVLASAHPKYGRFDQYEPIGEQLDLEPELISQFDLIFTVTDQPDPDHDARLAEHILQTNFAGELNTQRTEIDAPNISEEQVRSQTEEITPAIDAELLRKYIAYAKSNIYPTMKPEARQAIRDFYVDLRSKAADEDAPVPVSARKLEALVRLAEASARVRLSDTVEQEDADRVIDIVQSCLKDIGVDPETGQFDADVVETGTSREYDDKEDAIKHLIEEVDENYDKGAPVDVVLDKASEMGMEPSKVEYVIEQLKQKGEAYEPSTDYLRST, from the coding sequence ATGGCACGCGCGAACCATACTGAACTAGTAGACCGATTCGAGCAGTTCTACCGTCGATATTACGCCGACCAAGTCGGAGAACTCGCCCAAAACTATCCGAATGAAAAGCGCTCGCTGTACATCGATTGGAACGACCTGTATCGGTACGACACAGATATTGCAGATGATTACCTTGCGCAACCGAAACAGTTGCAAGAGTACGCCGAAGAAGCGCTTCGTTTGTACGACCTCCCTGTGGACGTGGGCCTCGGACAAGCACATGTCCGTGTCCAAAACCTCCCCGAAATAACCGAAATCGGAGAGATCCGTTCACGGCATGTCCGCACGCTCGTCTCACTACGGGGAACCGTCGAACGTGCATCGGCTGTTCGCAGTAAGATACAGGAAGCCGCCTTCGAATGCCAGCGGTGCGGGACGCTAACGCTCATTCCACAGAGCAGTCTCGGTGAGACGCAGGAACCTCATGAGTGCCAAGGATGCGAGCGACAGGGGCCATTCCGCATCAACGTTGACCACTCAGAGTACATCGACAGGCAGACGCTTCTCCTAAAACGTCGTCCGGGGAATGCGACGAAAGATGGAGAAGCAAGCATTGTCGTGACGGTCGAAGACGACATCGCAGGAGATGTCGCACCCGGTGAAACCGTGACTGTAACTGGTATCGTGCGTATCCTCAATGATGATCACACAGATGCTTCTATCGCAGACAAGATCATCGACGGTCTCTCGGTCGTCATCGAGGACGAAGAGTTCGAGGATATGGACATCACGGACGAAGACAAGGAAAGCATCGTTGAACAGTCCAATCAATCAGACATTTACGACCAGATGGTTAGCTCCGTGGCCCCCTCGATTTATGGATACGAGGAGGAGAAATTGGCGATGATTCTCCAACTGTTCGGGGGAGTCACAAAACATCTTCCGGACGGGACTCGTATTCGTGGCGACATTCACATAGCACTCTTCGGCGACCCTGGCCCCTATGAAAGTCGTCTGCTCGACTACGCAGGTGTTCTCTCCCCACGCACGATCAGCGCCTCCGGATCTGGCAGTTCGTCGGTTGGCCTCACCGCGTCGATGAAGCGCACCAAAAAGACGAGTCGCGGTGATAAGACGTGGGCTGTGGAAGCTGGTGCGCTTCCACTCGCCGACCGTGGTCTCGCATGTCTTGAGAGTCTGGACAAATTCAACGACGAACAGGGAGCGGCTCTCATCGACGTGCTTGAAGACCAGACGGTGAAGGTGAACAAAGCCACCGTCTCGGAGCAACTGAAAGCGCGGGCATCGGTTCTCGCCTCGGCACATCCGAAGTACGGACGGTTCGATCAGTACGAGCCGATCGGAGAGCAGCTAGACCTCGAACCCGAGCTCATCTCGCAGTTCGACCTCATCTTCACGGTGACAGACCAGCCCGACCCAGACCACGACGCACGACTCGCGGAACATATCCTACAAACCAACTTTGCGGGAGAGTTGAACACTCAGCGAACCGAAATCGACGCCCCGAACATCAGCGAAGAACAGGTGCGAAGCCAGACAGAAGAAATCACTCCGGCCATCGACGCAGAACTCCTTCGCAAGTACATCGCCTACGCGAAATCGAACATCTATCCAACGATGAAACCGGAGGCCCGTCAGGCGATTCGGGACTTCTACGTCGATTTGCGTTCGAAAGCTGCGGACGAGGATGCGCCGGTTCCGGTGTCAGCCCGAAAGCTGGAAGCACTCGTTCGGCTGGCGGAAGCAAGCGCACGAGTTCGACTCTCGGATACAGTCGAACAGGAAGACGCAGATCGCGTCATCGATATCGTTCAGTCATGTTTGAAGGACATTGGGGTTGACCCGGAAACGGGGCAGTTCGACGCCGACGTGGTCGAAACCGGGACGAGTCGAGAATATGACGACAAAGAGGATGCGATAAAACACCTCATCGAAGAGGTCGACGAAAACTACGATAAGGGTGCCCCAGTAGACGTTGTACTCGACAAAGCTTCTGAAATGGGTATGGAGCCTTCGAAAGTTGAGTACGTAATTGAGCAACTGAAACAGAAGGGAGAAGCCTACGAACCCTCGACCGACTACCTTCGATCTACGTAA
- a CDS encoding KAP family P-loop NTPase fold protein, whose protein sequence is MPEDEELSLVPDTAKTNPEDDELGYAEFAEHLSDTIDAKVPTTEFIIGIYGQWGLGKSTILNFVKYYLEQEYETEGEDENGDCSPQIIRFNPWWFSGQHDLIEKFFFQLQAGLQNGDDESRFKEVRGKIASLGTKVSSLPIGAMTGVPKAEKTIGVLAELADEESANTSVEILKDEISAGLREEDRNIVIMIDDIDRLTEMEIKQMFRLVKSVADFPNVTYILAFDQNVVVDALEGEGGFRNGEEYLDKIIQLPVHIPTPQSQSIDLQFRSQLDEQVREAKFDKQRWQQMYHNGVKELLETPRDAIRLSNAIEISYGALEEEINIVDLVGIEALRIFRREMYEEIRDGKEELTKKIDSQRRQIDFRENDEGNSGQGFWVTEEELDEIDGSVSNILTTLFPTFRDLSDAFFLYRENSETHLKRRRICHPHMFDFYFRLTIPREGVSISKINTVLEATNDTQTFCDVLSDIVKRDEDGERSQGAILLEQFTEYLDEIPEKNIERVVEAIFIAGEDLLAIESSDDLGLDIELSIKNIVWSLLNRLDKEDRLPVLQEAMNRSDSAFMPVWLVTNAANEHGEYSKRELAEENRLVNENQLMELKQIAIQLIQKAADEEELLDTLRTTHILKSWAEWSDSEQQAEWASKVVQDTEDLLSFIETFFHEHHGSTAEGEVIRHRVDPQELEPYLNISVVEEKIRELDYKEVTEEQQHIMDVFKQGQKDLEEGKDPTRLGF, encoded by the coding sequence ATGCCTGAAGACGAGGAACTTTCTCTTGTACCAGACACCGCGAAAACAAACCCAGAAGACGATGAGCTAGGATATGCAGAATTCGCCGAGCATCTATCAGATACGATTGACGCGAAGGTTCCGACGACCGAGTTCATCATCGGAATCTATGGTCAGTGGGGGCTGGGAAAGAGTACAATTCTCAACTTCGTCAAGTACTATCTTGAGCAAGAGTACGAGACAGAAGGTGAAGATGAAAATGGAGACTGCTCCCCGCAGATTATCCGGTTCAACCCGTGGTGGTTCTCGGGACAACACGACCTTATCGAGAAATTCTTCTTTCAGTTACAGGCGGGATTGCAAAATGGTGACGATGAATCTCGATTTAAAGAAGTGCGGGGAAAGATTGCGTCGTTAGGGACTAAAGTCTCATCGCTCCCTATCGGAGCGATGACTGGAGTTCCTAAGGCCGAAAAAACCATCGGCGTTTTAGCAGAGTTGGCAGATGAAGAATCTGCCAACACTTCCGTTGAAATCCTCAAAGACGAAATCTCGGCTGGGCTTAGAGAGGAAGATCGGAACATCGTCATTATGATTGACGATATCGATCGTCTTACCGAGATGGAGATAAAGCAGATGTTCCGTCTCGTAAAGAGTGTTGCTGATTTTCCAAACGTCACCTACATTCTAGCGTTCGACCAGAATGTGGTGGTTGACGCTTTAGAAGGTGAGGGAGGGTTCCGAAATGGTGAGGAGTACTTAGATAAAATAATACAACTTCCTGTTCATATTCCCACACCACAAAGCCAGTCTATAGATCTGCAATTCCGCAGCCAACTTGATGAGCAGGTCAGGGAAGCGAAATTTGATAAGCAACGTTGGCAACAAATGTACCATAACGGGGTGAAGGAACTTCTAGAGACTCCACGAGATGCAATTCGACTTTCAAATGCGATCGAGATCTCGTATGGTGCTTTGGAGGAGGAAATTAATATTGTCGATTTGGTCGGGATCGAAGCGCTTCGTATATTCAGGCGAGAAATGTATGAGGAAATCCGTGATGGAAAAGAAGAGCTTACTAAAAAAATAGATAGTCAACGGAGACAAATAGACTTCCGTGAAAATGATGAAGGAAACTCTGGGCAGGGGTTCTGGGTTACAGAAGAGGAATTAGACGAAATAGATGGTTCAGTGTCTAATATTCTAACAACACTATTTCCAACCTTCCGCGATCTAAGTGATGCATTTTTCTTGTATAGAGAAAATTCAGAGACGCACCTCAAACGCAGGAGAATTTGCCATCCACATATGTTCGATTTTTATTTCAGGCTGACTATCCCTCGGGAGGGAGTCTCAATCAGCAAGATAAACACCGTTCTCGAAGCAACCAATGATACACAAACATTTTGTGACGTTCTATCTGACATTGTCAAGAGAGACGAAGATGGAGAGAGATCTCAAGGAGCTATTCTTTTGGAGCAGTTTACAGAGTATTTAGACGAGATCCCAGAAAAGAACATTGAGCGGGTTGTTGAGGCAATTTTCATTGCTGGGGAAGATCTCCTCGCGATTGAATCATCTGACGACCTTGGATTAGATATTGAATTGTCTATTAAAAATATAGTTTGGTCGCTGTTAAACAGGCTCGATAAAGAGGATCGTCTCCCAGTACTCCAAGAAGCAATGAATCGTAGTGATTCGGCTTTTATGCCAGTATGGTTGGTTACAAATGCAGCCAACGAGCATGGAGAATACAGCAAACGTGAACTAGCGGAGGAGAATCGGCTTGTAAATGAGAATCAACTAATGGAGTTGAAGCAGATAGCTATCCAACTAATCCAGAAAGCAGCAGATGAGGAAGAGCTTCTCGATACGCTAAGAACAACACATATCTTGAAATCGTGGGCAGAATGGTCTGATTCCGAGCAACAAGCAGAGTGGGCGAGTAAAGTTGTACAAGATACAGAGGATCTGCTCTCCTTTATTGAAACTTTCTTTCATGAACACCATGGGTCTACAGCAGAAGGTGAAGTGATTCGCCATCGAGTAGATCCTCAAGAACTGGAGCCCTATCTAAACATTTCAGTAGTGGAAGAAAAAATTCGCGAACTGGATTACAAAGAGGTGACTGAAGAGCAACAACATATCATGGATGTATTCAAACAGGGACAAAAGGATTTAGAGGAAGGTAAGGATCCAACCCGACTGGGATTCTGA
- a CDS encoding citrate synthase/methylcitrate synthase codes for MVDQKLHRGLEDIAVAETRLSTIDGEAGELIIGGYSVEELAKNAIYEESVFLLFNDRRPTKSELESFCTELAGYRKISKEAKQVLRQAAQENADAMDALRMGVAAANLGSDLTKSTDYAKRLVSVIPTIVATYWRYHSGKEPVDPHDDLGHTANYLYMLSGEEPDPAAVRGLETYLNTVVDHGLNASTFVARSIASSDSDLVSAVTGAVGSLKGPLHGGAPGPVLEMLLAAHESGDPEGYVQEKLDSGERLMGFGHRVYRTRDPRAEVLSGAAERFYSGSGDRAFFGFVEGFEETAVSRLADHKPDRKLETNVEFYTAVLLHGVGIPQELFTTTFAVSRVGGWVAHCLEQLADNKIIRPVSIYVGDRGRSWTPTNTR; via the coding sequence ATGGTTGACCAAAAGCTCCACCGAGGATTAGAAGACATCGCCGTCGCGGAAACACGACTCAGTACTATCGACGGCGAGGCTGGTGAACTCATCATTGGAGGATACTCTGTTGAGGAACTTGCCAAGAATGCGATCTACGAGGAAAGTGTTTTCCTGTTGTTTAACGACCGACGTCCGACGAAATCGGAACTCGAATCGTTCTGCACGGAACTCGCTGGCTATCGCAAAATCTCCAAGGAAGCCAAACAGGTACTTCGACAAGCCGCACAAGAAAACGCGGACGCGATGGACGCTCTGCGAATGGGTGTGGCCGCAGCCAATCTTGGCTCTGACTTGACAAAATCGACGGACTACGCCAAGCGACTGGTGAGTGTGATCCCAACTATCGTCGCGACCTATTGGCGATATCACTCAGGTAAAGAGCCGGTGGATCCACACGACGACCTCGGCCATACCGCGAACTACCTCTATATGCTGTCTGGCGAAGAGCCCGACCCCGCAGCTGTGAGAGGGCTCGAAACCTACCTCAATACGGTTGTTGACCACGGACTGAATGCATCCACCTTTGTCGCTCGGTCTATCGCATCGTCCGATTCAGACCTCGTTTCAGCAGTAACGGGTGCAGTAGGGTCACTAAAGGGACCGCTTCACGGTGGAGCACCTGGACCGGTTTTGGAGATGCTCCTCGCAGCACACGAATCTGGAGACCCGGAGGGTTATGTGCAGGAGAAACTCGATTCTGGTGAGCGGCTTATGGGCTTTGGACACCGAGTGTATCGCACGCGCGATCCACGTGCAGAGGTCCTCTCCGGTGCCGCTGAACGGTTTTATTCTGGATCGGGTGACAGAGCATTCTTCGGATTTGTCGAAGGATTCGAAGAGACTGCGGTTAGTCGACTGGCCGACCACAAGCCTGACCGAAAACTCGAAACAAACGTTGAGTTCTACACAGCCGTACTTCTGCATGGAGTTGGCATCCCACAGGAGTTGTTTACGACCACCTTCGCTGTGTCACGAGTCGGTGGTTGGGTGGCTCATTGTCTTGAGCAGTTAGCAGATAACAAGATAATTCGCCCTGTGTCCATTTACGTCGGTGACCGTGGCCGATCGTGGACTCCAACAAATACCCGCTAG